A stretch of Cytophagia bacterium CHB2 DNA encodes these proteins:
- a CDS encoding NUDIX domain-containing protein produces the protein MKFCPQCATPLQKKQHEFRECLACPQCHWTYWNNPIPAAGCLIEESGKILLIRRKNPPEAGKWSLPVGFLHFGESAEQAAAREVEEETGLKVEAVALIGTYSDIIHDWRSHLVLIYRGRTIGGELKPGDDAEAVDWFSMYRLPELAFPPGRSALEQWLYIRNGPATAVHYCPRCRCALERRLIGNREYPACPTCHYVHFHNPIPVAETIVTDAEGRILLVKRKLPPRSGDWALPGGHIDFNESAEEAAIREVKEETGLEIKLSRLLCTMGFPSMLNPEQSVLKAIFVGEIHGGVLTAGDDAEDAQFFHWSELPKNLATESVEMALQKWRESSNKF, from the coding sequence ATGAAATTTTGCCCGCAGTGTGCAACTCCCCTGCAAAAAAAACAACACGAATTCCGCGAGTGTCTTGCCTGTCCGCAATGCCATTGGACGTATTGGAACAATCCCATTCCTGCTGCTGGTTGTTTGATCGAAGAAAGTGGAAAGATTTTGCTGATTCGCCGCAAGAATCCGCCGGAAGCGGGTAAATGGAGCTTGCCGGTCGGCTTTTTGCATTTCGGTGAGTCTGCAGAACAAGCGGCGGCTCGTGAAGTGGAAGAAGAAACCGGTCTCAAAGTCGAAGCGGTCGCGCTAATCGGCACCTACAGCGACATTATTCACGACTGGCGCAGCCACTTGGTTTTGATCTATCGTGGTCGCACTATCGGCGGCGAACTTAAGCCGGGCGATGACGCCGAAGCAGTCGATTGGTTTTCGATGTATCGTCTGCCGGAATTGGCCTTCCCCCCCGGACGCAGCGCGCTGGAACAATGGTTGTATATTCGCAACGGCCCGGCCACGGCCGTGCATTATTGCCCGCGCTGCCGTTGCGCCCTGGAACGCCGTCTCATCGGCAATCGCGAATACCCCGCGTGCCCCACATGCCATTACGTTCATTTTCACAATCCCATTCCCGTTGCGGAAACGATTGTCACCGATGCGGAGGGCCGTATTTTGTTGGTGAAGCGCAAACTTCCTCCGCGCAGTGGCGATTGGGCCTTGCCGGGCGGCCACATTGATTTCAATGAAAGCGCCGAAGAAGCTGCGATTCGCGAAGTTAAAGAAGAAACGGGCCTGGAAATCAAACTTTCTCGTTTGCTTTGCACGATGGGTTTTCCCAGCATGCTCAATCCCGAGCAATCGGTTTTGAAAGCGATTTTTGTGGGTGAAATTCATGGCGGCGTTCTTACGGCTGGAGATGATGCGGAAGATGCGCAGTTTTTTCATTGGTCCGAGTTGCCCAAAAATCTCGCCACCGAGAGTGTGGAAATGGCGCTGCAAAAATGGAGAGAGTCGAGTAACAAATTTTGA